TCCCAATCCCAAGGCGCGAGCAGCGACCAGCATGTTCTGCGTGGCGGCACAGCCGTCTTCGAGGTAGTACTTCGACGGCTTGCAGAATACCAGGATACATGCGCCCGCCAAGGCAACGTGTTTCCCGAAGTCGGTGGCGTCGGCAATTTGTTTGCGCAGCGCGGGGTCAGTCACGACGACGAATTCCCAGGGTTGTTCGTTGCGGGCACTGGCAGCGAGGCGTCCGCAGTCAACGATGGTTTCCAGCAGGTCGTTGGGAACGGGTTTGTTTTCGTAGACACGAAACGAGCGGCGTGTTCGTAGTGCTTCCAGTGCGTCCATGGTGAAGAATCCCCCTGCGGTTTTCCTTGGATTGATGAGTGATTATATGCATTGGTGGTGGTGTAAGGGAATGGACGGGCACGGACGAGCACGGAGCAATGCGGATGCAGTTGGAGGCATGAGGTGGATTCGGCGGGTTGTTTTGGGCGACCATACGCGTCTGCAATACGTCCATTCGTCTTCAGCAAAGGGATGTTATCGTGAAGTCTGTTTGTGTTCATTCGCATGCCAAAATCAACTTCTATCTCGACGTTGTTCGCAAACGTCGCGACGGGTATCACGACATCGAGACGATATTTCAGACGGTGTCGCTGACGGATACGGTGTTGGCTGAGCCGCGCGCGTCGGACTTGTCGATGGAATGCACGAATCCGGCGCTGGAGTGTGGTCCTTCCAACCTTGTGCTGAAAGCGGCGGCGTTGCTGCGCGAACACACGGGATTCACAGGCGGCGCGCATCTGGTGCTTACGAAGCGCATCCCCGTGGCAGCGGGATTGGCAGGAGGGTCTGGGAACGCGGCTGCCGCGCTCGTGGCACTGAATCTGATGTGGGAACTGGGGTTGTCGAACGCGCGCCTGGAGCGCTTGGCCATAGCGCTTGGATCGGATGTGCCATATTGCCTCGTCGGAGGGACTGTCGCCGCGACGGGCCGGGGCGAGCGCATGGCGGCGCTGAACCCAATACCAGAGACGTGGCTGGTGCTGATGCATCCCCCGCTGGCGGTGAGCACGCGCGCCGTCTATACGAGCCCGCTGCTGCACATCAGTAAGGAACGGCCGTTCGCGGGGCGGACTCCGTCGTTTCGTAAGGCGATTCAGGCGTTGGAGAGCGGCGATGTGGCGGGCGCGACGCGGAACACGATGGAACGCGTGGCATTCTCAATGCATCCGGAACTTGAGGCGTTGGTTCAACGGTTGCGCGATGCGAGTTGCGCGGTCGCGGCGATGAGCGGCAGCGGCCCGACCCTCTTCGGGGTATGCACGGGCCGCGCGCACGCGGAGGAAGTCGCGGCATTGCTGGGTGAACACGCATGCAGCGTCGTTCATACGGTGCCGTGCGCACTGCGTGTCGAGCATGGATGAGCGCCCGCAAGAGTGCGTTTGTTGCGCTAGTTAGCTGTCTTGGCAGAGACAGTTGCGTTTGACTTGAGCGTGGGAACCGCCTACACTGTGTCCACACCGCGTTTCCCATGAATCAAGGGGGTGGAAACGCACGG
This genomic window from Candidatus Hydrogenedentota bacterium contains:
- the ispE gene encoding 4-(cytidine 5'-diphospho)-2-C-methyl-D-erythritol kinase produces the protein MKSVCVHSHAKINFYLDVVRKRRDGYHDIETIFQTVSLTDTVLAEPRASDLSMECTNPALECGPSNLVLKAAALLREHTGFTGGAHLVLTKRIPVAAGLAGGSGNAAAALVALNLMWELGLSNARLERLAIALGSDVPYCLVGGTVAATGRGERMAALNPIPETWLVLMHPPLAVSTRAVYTSPLLHISKERPFAGRTPSFRKAIQALESGDVAGATRNTMERVAFSMHPELEALVQRLRDASCAVAAMSGSGPTLFGVCTGRAHAEEVAALLGEHACSVVHTVPCALRVEHG
- a CDS encoding nitroreductase family protein; its protein translation is MDALEALRTRRSFRVYENKPVPNDLLETIVDCGRLAASARNEQPWEFVVVTDPALRKQIADATDFGKHVALAGACILVFCKPSKYYLEDGCAATQNMLVAARALGLGTCWIAGDKKPYGSAISRLVRAPEDLTLVSIIAVGYGTEVPSPVKRPLGEVLHWGQFS